A part of Ptychodera flava strain L36383 chromosome 11, AS_Pfla_20210202, whole genome shotgun sequence genomic DNA contains:
- the LOC139144525 gene encoding uncharacterized protein — protein sequence MDRPNTVADATRSFASAVSRPSISGNAATQVSTQDNPGAARTPAQNPSTSAQVPTPVVVTETTSKESESQIVQVWELKNPVNIKLLPKTSYDWTTLGGTPGQAPDGNMFEVLSLVSNGLRKVSLSEMSFRNPDQFIAGELHKYPDAWNELTMDLECWLCGTQLLCNSLGQEDKKQCHICSAKVVSSVPYPSDRGRTQLILISSMLE from the exons ATGGATCGTCCTAACACTGTAGCAGATGCAACCAGGTCTTTTGCTTCGGCTGTGTCCCGTCCGTCAATTTCTGGTAATGCTGCTACTCAGGTATCGACTCAAGACAATCCTGGTGCTGCGAGGACTCCGGCTCAAAACCCTTCTACCAGCGCACAAGTTCCTACACCTGTAGTAGTTACTGAAACAACCTCTAAAGAGTCTGAATCTCAG ATTGTTCAAGTTTGGGAGTTAAAGAATCCTGTCAATATCAAGCTACTTCCAAAAACTTCGTATGATTGGACAACGCTTGGGGGCACCCCCGGACAGGCTCCTGATGGTAACATGTTCGAAGTGTTATCTTTGGTCTCCAATGGTTTGAGAAAAGTATCTCTTAGTGAAATGTCATTCAGAAACCCAGATCAGTTTATTGCTGGCGAGCTGCACAAATACCCAGATGCATGGAATGAGCTTACGATGGATCTG gAATGTTGGTTATGTGGTACTCAGTTACTCTGCAATTCTCTTGGTCAAGAGGACAAAAAACAGTGCCATATTTGCTCAGCCAAAGTAGTCAGCTCAGTTCCTTATCCGTCCGACAGAGGGCGCACTCAGTTGATCTTGATATCATCGATGCTCGAATGA